From Camelina sativa cultivar DH55 chromosome 20, Cs, whole genome shotgun sequence, the proteins below share one genomic window:
- the LOC109131385 gene encoding uncharacterized protein LOC109131385, with amino-acid sequence CIDYRGLNRVTVKNKYPLPRIDELLDQLRGATWFSKVDLALGYHQIPIDEADVRKTTFRMRYRHYEFVVMPFGLTNAPAAFMRLMNNMFLEFLDVSVIIFINDILVFSKSPEEHAIHLRAVLEKLWEQKFFAKLS; translated from the coding sequence tgtattgattatcggggtttgaaccgtgtcactgtgaagaacaagtaccctcttcctagaatcgatgagttgttggatcagttgagaggtgctacttggttctccaaggtagatctggcgttgggttatcatcagataccgatagatgaggccgatgtgaggaagacgactttcaggatgaggtataGGCATTATGaatttgtggtgatgcctttcgggttgactaacgcgccagcagcgtttatgagattgatgaacaacatgTTTctggagtttctggacgtgtctgtcatcattttcatcaacgatatcctggtattttctaagagtcctgaagagcatgcaatacatttgagggcagttctggagaagctgtgggagcagaagttttttgctaagttgagc
- the LOC104771326 gene encoding ABC transporter B family member 25, mitochondrial-like isoform X2 gives MDFSFSCLDGISFVVPAGKSVAIVGTSESGKSTILRMLFRFFDTDSGNVRIDGQDIKEVRLDSLRSSIGVVPQDTGLFNDTIFHNIHYGRLSATEEEVYEAARRAAIHETISNFPDKYSTIVGERGLKLSGGEKQRVALARAFLKSPAILKTFEQKVDLIQVWRLDIKA, from the exons ATGGACTTCTCTTTCAGTTGTTTAGATGGAATTTCCTTCGTCGTACCGGCAGGAAAAAGTGTGGCAATTGTTGGTACTAGCGAGAGCG GCAAGTCAACAATTCTTAGAATGCTATTTAGATTCTTCGACACAGATTCCGGAAAt GTAAGGATTGACGGGCAAGATATAAAGGAAGTGAGACTAGATAGCCTCCGAAGCTCCATAGGAGTTGTGCCGCAAGACACT GGGCTCTTTAATGATACAATATTTCACAACATACATTATGGACGTCTTTCAGCTACAGAAGAAGAG GTGTATGAGGCTGCTCGTCGTGCTGCAATTCATGAAACTATTAGTAATTTCCCGGATAAATATTCAACGATAGTTGGGGAAAGGGGCCTCAAG TTGAGCGGTggagagaaacaaagagtaGCACTTGCTCGGGCATTTCTGAAATCTCCTGCGATTCT CAAAACCTTTGAACAAAAAG tGGATCTTATACAGGTTTGGAGATTGGATATCAAGGCTTGA
- the LOC104771326 gene encoding ABC transporter B family member 25, mitochondrial-like isoform X1, whose product MDFSFSCLDGISFVVPAGKSVAIVGTSESGKSTILRMLFRFFDTDSGNVRIDGQDIKEVRLDSLRSSIGVVPQDTGLFNDTIFHNIHYGRLSATEEEVYEAARRAAIHETISNFPDKYSTIVGERGLKLSGGEKQRVALARAFLKSPAILGSYTGLEIGYQGLNQVLKLLRGNSRG is encoded by the exons ATGGACTTCTCTTTCAGTTGTTTAGATGGAATTTCCTTCGTCGTACCGGCAGGAAAAAGTGTGGCAATTGTTGGTACTAGCGAGAGCG GCAAGTCAACAATTCTTAGAATGCTATTTAGATTCTTCGACACAGATTCCGGAAAt GTAAGGATTGACGGGCAAGATATAAAGGAAGTGAGACTAGATAGCCTCCGAAGCTCCATAGGAGTTGTGCCGCAAGACACT GGGCTCTTTAATGATACAATATTTCACAACATACATTATGGACGTCTTTCAGCTACAGAAGAAGAG GTGTATGAGGCTGCTCGTCGTGCTGCAATTCATGAAACTATTAGTAATTTCCCGGATAAATATTCAACGATAGTTGGGGAAAGGGGCCTCAAG TTGAGCGGTggagagaaacaaagagtaGCACTTGCTCGGGCATTTCTGAAATCTCCTGCGATTCT tGGATCTTATACAGGTTTGGAGATTGGATATCAAGGCTTGAACCAAGTGTTAAAGCTTCTAAGAGGAAACTCACGAGGATGA
- the LOC104771326 gene encoding ABC transporter B family member 25, mitochondrial-like isoform X3: MDFSFSCLDGISFVVPAGKSVAIVGTSESGKSTILRMLFRFFDTDSGNVRIDGQDIKEVRLDSLRSSIGVVPQDTGLFNDTIFHNIHYGRLSATEEEVYEAARRAAIHETISNFPDKYSTIVGERGLKLSGGEKQRVALARAFLKSPAILRQHILKQNL, from the exons ATGGACTTCTCTTTCAGTTGTTTAGATGGAATTTCCTTCGTCGTACCGGCAGGAAAAAGTGTGGCAATTGTTGGTACTAGCGAGAGCG GCAAGTCAACAATTCTTAGAATGCTATTTAGATTCTTCGACACAGATTCCGGAAAt GTAAGGATTGACGGGCAAGATATAAAGGAAGTGAGACTAGATAGCCTCCGAAGCTCCATAGGAGTTGTGCCGCAAGACACT GGGCTCTTTAATGATACAATATTTCACAACATACATTATGGACGTCTTTCAGCTACAGAAGAAGAG GTGTATGAGGCTGCTCGTCGTGCTGCAATTCATGAAACTATTAGTAATTTCCCGGATAAATATTCAACGATAGTTGGGGAAAGGGGCCTCAAG TTGAGCGGTggagagaaacaaagagtaGCACTTGCTCGGGCATTTCTGAAATCTCCTGCGATTCT AAGGCAACACATTCTAAAGCAAAACCTTTGA
- the LOC104771326 gene encoding ABC transporter B family member 25, mitochondrial-like isoform X4, which translates to MDFSFSCLDGISFVVPAGKSVAIVGTSESGKSTILRMLFRFFDTDSGNVRIDGQDIKEVRLDSLRSSIGVVPQDTGLFNDTIFHNIHYGRLSATEEEVYEAARRAAIHETISNFPDKYSTIVGERGLKLSGGEKQRVALARAFLKSPAILQHILKQNL; encoded by the exons ATGGACTTCTCTTTCAGTTGTTTAGATGGAATTTCCTTCGTCGTACCGGCAGGAAAAAGTGTGGCAATTGTTGGTACTAGCGAGAGCG GCAAGTCAACAATTCTTAGAATGCTATTTAGATTCTTCGACACAGATTCCGGAAAt GTAAGGATTGACGGGCAAGATATAAAGGAAGTGAGACTAGATAGCCTCCGAAGCTCCATAGGAGTTGTGCCGCAAGACACT GGGCTCTTTAATGATACAATATTTCACAACATACATTATGGACGTCTTTCAGCTACAGAAGAAGAG GTGTATGAGGCTGCTCGTCGTGCTGCAATTCATGAAACTATTAGTAATTTCCCGGATAAATATTCAACGATAGTTGGGGAAAGGGGCCTCAAG TTGAGCGGTggagagaaacaaagagtaGCACTTGCTCGGGCATTTCTGAAATCTCCTGCGATTCT GCAACACATTCTAAAGCAAAACCTTTGA